The proteins below come from a single uncultured Carboxylicivirga sp. genomic window:
- the trxA gene encoding thioredoxin, with product MLIEVTDANFEEVVLKSDKPVLVDFWAEWCGPCRMITPIVKELAEEYAENAVITKMDVDNNPETSVKFGIRNIPTILFFKNGEVVDKQVGASPKTILASKLDALV from the coding sequence ATGTTGATTGAAGTTACTGATGCGAATTTTGAAGAGGTTGTCTTAAAATCAGACAAGCCTGTTTTGGTTGATTTCTGGGCTGAATGGTGTGGTCCTTGTCGTATGATCACCCCTATAGTAAAAGAATTAGCTGAAGAATATGCTGAAAATGCAGTGATTACCAAAATGGATGTAGATAACAACCCTGAAACTTCAGTGAAGTTTGGAATCCGCAATATCCCTACCATTTTATTTTTCAAAAATGGCGAAGTGGTTGACAAACAAGTTGGAGCAAGCCCTAAAACTATACTAGCTTCTAAATTAGATGCCTTGGTGTAG
- a CDS encoding helix-turn-helix transcriptional regulator, whose protein sequence is MSLANNIKQLREQKGMLQKQVASEIGLGISHYNKIENGQREASVKILEKLAKLYGTTIDQIVHLEGELPEEVVIEDKTTMEQMRLVAELDEKDKSIIFGMIETMLTKKKFKDFFNKNAAML, encoded by the coding sequence ATGAGTTTAGCCAATAATATCAAGCAGTTAAGAGAACAGAAAGGTATGTTGCAAAAACAGGTTGCCTCTGAGATTGGGTTAGGTATATCCCACTATAATAAAATTGAAAACGGACAGCGTGAGGCTTCTGTTAAGATTCTAGAGAAGCTTGCCAAGCTTTACGGTACTACCATTGACCAGATTGTACATTTGGAAGGAGAACTGCCGGAAGAAGTGGTCATTGAGGATAAAACAACCATGGAACAAATGAGGCTTGTTGCCGAACTGGACGAAAAAGATAAATCCATCATTTTTGGTATGATAGAAACCATGCTTACCAAGAAAAAATTTAAAGACTTCTTTAACAAAAATGCTGCTATGCTATAA
- a CDS encoding transposase codes for MSRNYKFHNAEGTYFVSFAVVEWLDVFTRNEYKNIVIESLRYCIKEKGMELFAWCIMSNHVHLIFRSIGSQKPEQLLGDFKRFTSKAIVKAIKDNPRESRKDWLLEQFKRAAIKSSNVNQYQFWRHDNKPIELWSNKVIDEKLNYIHNNPVEEGLVIKAEDYMYSSARDYSGEVGLLNITVVK; via the coding sequence ATGAGTCGAAACTATAAATTCCATAATGCAGAGGGAACTTACTTTGTTAGTTTTGCTGTAGTTGAATGGTTGGATGTATTTACGCGTAACGAATATAAAAATATTGTAATTGAAAGTTTAAGGTACTGCATCAAAGAAAAAGGGATGGAGCTTTTTGCATGGTGTATAATGTCTAATCATGTTCATTTAATTTTTAGGAGTATTGGTAGCCAAAAGCCAGAACAACTGCTGGGTGATTTTAAGCGTTTCACAAGTAAAGCTATCGTTAAAGCAATAAAGGATAATCCTCGAGAAAGTAGAAAAGATTGGCTGTTGGAGCAGTTTAAAAGGGCTGCCATAAAGTCTTCAAATGTAAATCAATATCAATTTTGGCGTCATGATAATAAACCAATTGAACTGTGGAGTAATAAGGTGATTGATGAGAAACTCAATTATATACATAACAATCCGGTAGAGGAAGGGTTGGTTATTAAGGCGGAGGATTATATGTATAGCAGTGCAAGGGATTATAGTGGGGAAGTAGGGTTGTTAAATATTACGGTGGTAAAATGA